The Frondihabitans australicus genome includes a region encoding these proteins:
- a CDS encoding protoporphyrinogen/coproporphyrinogen oxidase, with product MSDAEPQFGERLPKGAFDVIVVGGGVAGLVVARDLGKAGRRVLLLEGSGRLGGEVRRHTVAGIDLDAGAESFATRGDTIARLATQLGLGNDIVTPDPRGAWVVEADGAAFPLPKTGLLGIPGTALAQDVIDVIGTKAAMRAEMDSLLPGPVGAKEQKLGALVRRRMGDAVLERLVAPVVMGVHSAHPDDLDVDRVAPGLRAQLLKQNSLARAVREMRALAPAGSAVGGIRYGMARLVDELVADLETYGVEVRLGARVRSYDPGSVTLDSGERIAGGAVVVALGARDAAVLDGSASTTGSTSPQEPQVGLITLVTLVVDDPALDAGPRGTGVLIAPGAAEASGIRAKALTHASIKWAWVAERAEGKHVLRLSYDSPIVDRSTSDADLRAMATQDAGLILGAPLAPSSVEGVARVEWDAPYRGTPASTPEGVLRVGGAVAGRGLAGVVKDAREKAASLLETGEESPILRTDL from the coding sequence GTGAGCGACGCGGAACCGCAGTTCGGCGAGCGCCTGCCGAAGGGCGCGTTCGACGTGATCGTCGTCGGGGGCGGCGTGGCGGGGCTGGTCGTCGCGCGCGACCTGGGGAAGGCGGGGCGTCGCGTGCTCCTGCTGGAAGGGTCCGGTCGGCTCGGCGGCGAGGTGCGTCGGCACACGGTCGCGGGGATCGACCTCGACGCCGGAGCCGAGAGCTTCGCGACGCGCGGCGACACCATCGCCCGGCTCGCGACGCAGCTCGGCCTGGGAAACGACATCGTCACGCCCGACCCGCGCGGCGCCTGGGTCGTCGAGGCCGACGGAGCGGCGTTCCCGCTGCCGAAGACGGGCCTGCTCGGAATCCCCGGCACCGCCCTGGCGCAGGACGTCATCGACGTGATCGGCACGAAGGCCGCGATGCGGGCCGAGATGGACTCGCTCCTGCCCGGCCCCGTCGGCGCGAAGGAGCAGAAGCTCGGCGCGCTGGTGCGCCGCCGCATGGGCGACGCCGTGCTCGAGCGGCTGGTGGCCCCGGTCGTCATGGGTGTCCATTCCGCGCACCCCGACGACCTCGACGTCGATCGCGTCGCGCCGGGCCTGCGCGCCCAGCTCCTCAAGCAGAACTCGCTCGCCCGGGCGGTCCGCGAGATGCGCGCGCTGGCGCCCGCGGGGTCGGCCGTGGGCGGCATCCGGTACGGCATGGCGCGCCTCGTCGACGAGCTCGTCGCCGACCTCGAGACGTACGGCGTCGAGGTCCGTCTCGGCGCGCGCGTCCGCTCGTACGACCCCGGGTCGGTCACGCTCGACTCGGGCGAGCGCATCGCCGGGGGCGCGGTCGTCGTGGCGCTGGGGGCCCGCGACGCGGCGGTCCTCGACGGGTCGGCCAGCACGACCGGGTCGACTTCGCCGCAGGAGCCACAGGTCGGCCTGATCACGCTGGTCACCCTCGTCGTCGACGATCCCGCGCTGGACGCAGGCCCGCGCGGCACCGGCGTGCTGATCGCGCCCGGCGCGGCGGAGGCGTCCGGCATCCGGGCCAAGGCGCTCACGCACGCCAGCATCAAGTGGGCCTGGGTCGCCGAGCGCGCCGAGGGGAAGCACGTCCTCCGACTCAGCTACGACTCGCCCATCGTCGACCGGTCGACCTCCGACGCCGACCTCAGGGCGATGGCGACGCAGGATGCAGGGCTCATCCTGGGCGCACCCCTCGCGCCGTCGTCCGTCGAAGGCGTCGCGCGCGTCGAGTGGGACGCCCCCTACCGCGGCACCCCGGCCTCCACGCCCGAGGGAGTCCTTCGCGTCGGCGGAGCGGTCGCCGGGCGCGGTCTCGCGGGGGTCGTGAAGGACGCCAGGGAGAAGGCGGCGTCGCTGCTCGAGACGGGCGAGGAGTCGCCGATCCTGCGGACCGACCTGTAA
- a CDS encoding GNAT family N-acetyltransferase produces MFDASPIRTRRLLLRPLTAGDLDDVVVYQSDAETLRYMFWPVRDRAASIEHLAERAARTHLENDGDALVLAIETLDEPGRVIGEVNLRLTSVAHRQAEIGWILNPAHQGHGFAFEAAARMVDLCFDELGSHRVHAELDARNLASAALCRRLGFREEAHFVEDVWNKGQWTDSKVFAVVEHEWRARRTSDV; encoded by the coding sequence ATGTTCGACGCCTCGCCGATCCGCACCCGACGGCTGCTGCTGCGCCCGCTGACCGCCGGCGATCTCGACGACGTCGTGGTCTACCAGTCGGACGCCGAGACGCTGCGCTACATGTTCTGGCCCGTGCGCGATCGGGCGGCCTCGATCGAGCACCTCGCCGAGCGGGCCGCCCGCACTCACCTCGAGAACGACGGTGACGCGCTCGTCCTGGCGATCGAGACCCTCGACGAGCCGGGACGCGTGATCGGCGAGGTGAACCTCCGGCTCACCAGCGTCGCGCACCGTCAGGCCGAGATCGGCTGGATCCTCAACCCGGCGCATCAGGGCCACGGGTTCGCCTTCGAGGCGGCCGCGCGGATGGTCGACCTCTGCTTCGACGAGCTCGGCAGTCATCGGGTCCACGCCGAGCTCGACGCCCGCAACCTGGCTTCCGCCGCGCTGTGCCGTCGTCTCGGGTTCCGCGAGGAGGCGCACTTCGTCGAGGACGTCTGGAACAAGGGCCAGTGGACCGACTCGAAGGTGTTCGCCGTCGTCGAGCACGAGTGGCGGGCTCGGCGCACGAGCGACGTCTAG
- a CDS encoding glutamyl-tRNA reductase codes for MLLCLTASHQNASFDLLERLSISAPSAAATLVESSDFVSGAVVLATCNRFEAYLDLDEPLTAASAIAVEATIQTMSEASGVEPAELRDSVSVITGDGVVEHLFAVSSGLESVVVGEDEISGQVRRALERARDDGTTSSDLERLFQKASHTSRGVKNRTNVGGAGRSLVRLALELASSRVTDWAEARVLLVGTGQYAATTVAALRDRGAVDIGVYSASGRAAWFGAKHDVTPHDDLAAAIAWSDVLITCTSTAEPLVTPEVVAAGARRLVIDLGLPRNVDPLVARVDGVELLDLETISLHAPLAELSAADDARAMVSDAAAEFQAVAAEQSLSPAVVALRKHVFDILDAEIERARGRGDSSDRTEQALRHLAGVLLHTPSVRARELAREGRGEDFRDALEALFGLTDTRAAVAPTHIHPTSRGAATGDAGRADAV; via the coding sequence GTGCTCCTCTGCCTGACGGCGTCTCACCAGAACGCCAGCTTCGATCTCCTCGAGAGACTGAGCATCAGCGCACCCTCCGCGGCAGCGACGCTGGTCGAGTCGAGCGACTTCGTCTCGGGCGCGGTCGTCCTCGCCACCTGCAACCGCTTCGAGGCCTACCTCGACCTCGACGAGCCCCTCACCGCGGCGAGCGCGATCGCCGTCGAGGCCACGATCCAGACGATGAGCGAGGCGTCGGGCGTCGAGCCCGCCGAGCTCCGCGACAGCGTGAGCGTCATCACCGGCGACGGCGTCGTCGAGCACCTGTTCGCCGTGTCGTCGGGCCTCGAGTCCGTCGTGGTCGGCGAGGACGAGATCTCCGGTCAGGTCCGCCGCGCCCTCGAACGAGCTCGCGACGACGGCACCACCTCCTCCGACCTCGAGCGCCTGTTCCAGAAGGCCTCGCACACGTCGCGCGGCGTGAAGAACCGCACGAACGTGGGCGGCGCCGGCCGCTCACTCGTGCGACTCGCCCTCGAGCTGGCGTCGAGCCGGGTCACCGACTGGGCCGAGGCCAGGGTCCTGCTCGTCGGCACCGGCCAGTACGCGGCGACGACCGTGGCCGCCCTCCGCGACCGCGGCGCCGTCGACATCGGCGTGTACTCGGCGTCGGGCCGCGCGGCGTGGTTTGGTGCGAAGCACGACGTCACCCCGCACGACGACCTCGCCGCCGCCATCGCCTGGAGCGACGTCCTCATCACCTGCACGTCGACCGCCGAGCCCCTCGTGACTCCCGAGGTCGTGGCCGCAGGAGCCCGGCGACTCGTCATCGACCTCGGTCTCCCCCGCAACGTCGACCCGCTCGTGGCCCGCGTCGACGGCGTCGAGCTGCTCGACCTCGAGACCATCAGCCTCCACGCTCCGCTGGCCGAGCTGAGCGCCGCGGACGACGCCCGCGCCATGGTGTCGGACGCCGCCGCCGAGTTCCAGGCGGTCGCCGCCGAGCAGTCGCTGTCACCCGCCGTCGTGGCCCTGCGCAAGCACGTCTTCGACATCCTCGACGCCGAGATCGAGCGCGCCCGCGGCCGCGGCGACTCGAGCGACCGCACCGAGCAGGCTCTCCGCCACCTCGCCGGCGTCCTCCTGCACACGCCGTCCGTCCGAGCGCGCGAGCTCGCGCGCGAGGGCCGTGGCGAGGACTTCCGCGACGCGCTCGAGGCTCTCTTCGGCCTTACCGACACGCGCGCGGCGGTGGCGCCGACGCACATTCACCCGACGAGCCGCGGCGCGGCCACGGGCGACGCCGGTCGCGCCGACGCCGTCTGA
- the hemE gene encoding uroporphyrinogen decarboxylase, which produces MQHVISTALPAAHPLASGRTAQSPLVRALRGDRPETLPVWFMRQAGRSLPEYRELRVGTQMLDACLDPELSSEITLQPVRRHRVDAGIFFSDIVVPVKLAGVGVEIVPGRGPVLDAPLRTRDDIARLEPLDPAALQPIAEGVERTVQELGETPLIGFAGAPFTLAAYLVEGGPSKDHIRARTLMHADPETWDALMTWAADTTGAFLRAQVLAGASAAQLFDSWVGSLSLSDYTRLVAPYSARALSHIDGLDVPRIHFGVGSGEVLAAMRDVGTDAVGVDWRIPLDEASRRLGGRTVVQGNIDPALLQAPWSVLEAHVRDVVERGRAAPAHVLNLGHGVNPDTDPTVLTRIVELAHTL; this is translated from the coding sequence ATGCAGCACGTGATCTCGACCGCCCTCCCCGCCGCCCACCCGCTCGCGAGCGGCCGCACCGCTCAGTCGCCGCTCGTGCGCGCCCTCCGTGGCGACCGGCCCGAGACGCTGCCGGTGTGGTTCATGCGGCAGGCTGGTCGCTCGCTGCCCGAGTACCGCGAGCTCCGGGTCGGAACGCAGATGCTCGACGCCTGCCTCGACCCCGAGCTCTCCAGCGAGATCACTCTCCAGCCCGTCCGGCGCCACCGCGTCGACGCCGGCATCTTCTTCAGCGACATCGTCGTGCCCGTGAAGCTGGCGGGGGTCGGGGTCGAGATCGTCCCCGGGCGCGGGCCGGTGCTCGACGCGCCCCTGCGCACGCGCGACGACATCGCCCGACTCGAGCCGCTGGATCCTGCGGCCCTCCAGCCCATCGCCGAGGGCGTCGAGCGCACGGTGCAGGAGCTCGGCGAGACCCCTCTCATCGGCTTCGCCGGCGCCCCCTTCACCCTCGCCGCCTACCTCGTCGAGGGCGGCCCGTCGAAAGACCACATCCGCGCCCGCACGCTGATGCACGCCGACCCCGAGACCTGGGACGCCCTCATGACCTGGGCGGCCGACACCACCGGCGCGTTCCTCCGCGCCCAGGTGCTCGCAGGAGCAAGCGCCGCGCAGCTCTTCGACTCGTGGGTGGGCTCCCTCTCGCTCTCCGACTACACCCGCCTCGTGGCCCCGTACTCGGCCCGCGCCCTGTCGCACATCGACGGCCTCGACGTGCCGCGGATCCACTTCGGCGTCGGCTCGGGCGAGGTGCTGGCCGCCATGCGCGACGTCGGGACGGACGCGGTCGGCGTCGACTGGCGGATCCCGCTCGACGAGGCGTCGCGTCGCCTCGGCGGGCGGACGGTCGTGCAGGGCAACATCGACCCCGCGCTGCTGCAGGCGCCGTGGTCGGTGCTCGAGGCCCACGTGCGCGACGTCGTCGAGCGGGGGCGCGCTGCTCCCGCGCACGTCCTGAACCTCGGCCACGGGGTCAACCCCGACACCGACCCGACCGTGCTCACGCGCATCGTCGAGCTGGCGCACACGCTGTGA
- a CDS encoding phage holin family protein yields MTESTRADGIHHAKKRSLLNLLTDIPNLVKDLVKGEIELLKKELIAKAKVFGIGAGLIVGALLFLFLMLLCLIIAGIFALSLVMPGWLAALLVAALFLLVAAGLGYLGYTQIKKGLPPLPKKTIDSVKSDVKAVKGVGRIPRSDIGSDFGGRF; encoded by the coding sequence ATGACCGAGTCGACCCGGGCCGACGGCATCCACCACGCGAAGAAGCGCTCTCTGCTGAACCTGCTCACCGACATCCCGAACCTGGTCAAAGACCTGGTCAAGGGCGAGATCGAGCTGCTCAAGAAAGAGCTGATCGCCAAGGCGAAGGTCTTCGGCATCGGGGCGGGCCTCATCGTGGGCGCCCTCCTGTTCCTGTTCCTCATGCTGCTGTGCCTGATCATCGCGGGCATCTTCGCGCTGTCGCTCGTCATGCCGGGTTGGCTCGCCGCCCTGCTGGTCGCTGCGCTCTTCCTCCTCGTGGCGGCCGGTCTCGGCTACCTCGGGTACACCCAGATCAAGAAGGGGCTGCCGCCCCTGCCGAAGAAGACCATCGACAGCGTCAAGAGCGACGTGAAGGCGGTCAAGGGCGTCGGGCGGATCCCGCGCTCCGACATCGGTTCCGACTTCGGAGGACGCTTCTGA
- a CDS encoding NUDIX hydrolase, giving the protein MDPIVVSALALVRDRKMLMVVARDRDVLYLPGGKVEPGESGAAAAIREAREEVSVELDPASVRELFTVRTQAHGEPEGRLVEMTLFAGDTDDEPHPAAEVGSIAWVTTADAHRCPPAGVATLEQMSSLGLID; this is encoded by the coding sequence ATGGACCCGATCGTCGTCAGCGCCCTCGCCCTCGTCCGCGACCGGAAGATGCTCATGGTGGTCGCCCGCGACCGCGACGTCCTCTATCTGCCCGGCGGCAAGGTCGAGCCCGGCGAATCGGGGGCGGCGGCAGCGATCCGCGAGGCGCGCGAGGAGGTCTCCGTCGAGCTCGATCCGGCGAGCGTCCGCGAGCTGTTCACCGTGCGCACCCAGGCGCACGGCGAGCCCGAGGGCAGGCTCGTCGAGATGACGCTATTCGCGGGCGACACCGACGACGAGCCGCATCCTGCCGCCGAAGTCGGCTCGATCGCCTGGGTGACGACGGCTGACGCCCACCGGTGTCCGCCTGCAGGCGTAGCGACGCTCGAGCAGATGTCGTCCCTCGGACTGATCGACTGA
- a CDS encoding ferrochelatase, translating to MVLGATPVAADGPEWVAEPTAYDAILLAGFGGPEGQEDVIPFLRNVTRGRGIPEERLEEVAHHYRHFGGVSPINEHNRELKAALEAELARREIDLPVLWGNRNWEPYIPDAIREANERGFTKLIAIATSAYSSYSSCRQYREDFAMGLESTGLEGTVQIDKVRQFFDHPGFVQPFIDGVRDALVKARAEIDGLDLGSEVQVLFSTHSIPSTDAAKSGPESRGFDADGAYAAQHRAVAEVVMAAAEAALELDSETSVPWQLVFQSRSGPPSMPWLEPDINDAIHALAGGPTKAVVIVPLGFVSDHMEVMWDLDNEALESCEDEGFWAVRTPTPGIDPNYVTGLVDLVLERRDGVPVGDRPHVTDLGPWYDVCRPGCCENVRLGFKPAAAGVAP from the coding sequence ATGGTCCTCGGCGCGACGCCGGTCGCGGCCGACGGCCCCGAGTGGGTCGCCGAGCCCACGGCCTACGACGCCATCCTCCTCGCCGGCTTCGGCGGGCCCGAGGGGCAGGAGGACGTCATCCCCTTCCTCCGCAACGTCACCCGCGGCCGCGGGATCCCCGAGGAGCGCCTCGAGGAGGTCGCGCACCACTACCGCCACTTCGGCGGGGTGAGCCCGATCAACGAGCACAACCGCGAGCTCAAGGCGGCCCTCGAGGCCGAACTCGCCCGGCGTGAGATCGACCTGCCGGTGCTCTGGGGCAACCGCAACTGGGAGCCGTACATCCCCGACGCGATCCGCGAGGCGAACGAGCGCGGCTTCACGAAGCTCATCGCCATCGCCACGAGCGCCTACTCGTCCTACTCGTCGTGCCGCCAGTACCGCGAGGACTTCGCGATGGGCCTCGAGAGCACCGGCCTCGAGGGCACCGTGCAGATCGACAAGGTGCGCCAGTTCTTCGACCACCCCGGCTTCGTGCAGCCGTTCATCGACGGCGTCCGCGACGCCCTCGTCAAGGCGCGGGCCGAGATCGACGGCCTCGACCTCGGCAGCGAGGTGCAGGTGCTGTTCTCGACGCACTCGATCCCGTCGACCGATGCCGCCAAGAGCGGCCCTGAGTCTCGCGGGTTCGACGCTGACGGCGCCTACGCCGCCCAGCACCGCGCGGTCGCGGAGGTCGTTATGGCCGCGGCCGAAGCGGCCCTCGAGCTCGACTCCGAGACGAGCGTGCCGTGGCAGCTCGTCTTCCAGTCGCGCTCCGGCCCGCCGTCGATGCCGTGGCTCGAGCCCGACATCAACGACGCCATCCACGCGCTCGCGGGCGGCCCGACGAAGGCCGTCGTGATCGTTCCCCTCGGGTTCGTGAGCGACCACATGGAGGTCATGTGGGACCTCGACAACGAGGCGCTCGAATCCTGCGAAGACGAGGGCTTCTGGGCGGTCCGCACGCCGACGCCCGGCATCGACCCGAACTACGTCACCGGTCTGGTCGACCTGGTGCTGGAGCGCCGCGACGGCGTGCCGGTCGGCGACCGCCCGCACGTCACCGACCTCGGCCCCTGGTACGACGTCTGCCGGCCGGGCTGCTGCGAGAACGTCCGCCTGGGCTTCAAGCCCGCGGCCGCCGGTGTGGCCCCGTGA
- a CDS encoding GNAT family N-acetyltransferase — MLLFRPASLADSDAIVALVTSAYRGDESRGGWTTEADLIDGPRITPEVLADDLAEPSGRLLVGFEGDEMLACCNLVDKGDGVAYFGMFAVMPGRQGAGLGKQVLEEAARISRDEWGSTTLEMTVLEPRDELIAFYERRGFVRTGEYREFPYGDERFGTPKRDDLHMVVLAKPL, encoded by the coding sequence GTGCTGCTCTTCCGCCCCGCCTCGCTCGCCGACTCCGATGCCATCGTCGCCCTCGTCACCTCCGCCTACCGCGGCGACGAGAGCCGAGGGGGCTGGACCACGGAGGCTGACCTCATCGACGGGCCGCGCATCACGCCCGAGGTGCTCGCCGATGACCTCGCCGAGCCCTCCGGAAGGCTGCTGGTCGGATTCGAGGGCGACGAGATGCTCGCCTGCTGCAACCTCGTCGACAAGGGCGACGGCGTGGCGTACTTCGGCATGTTCGCCGTCATGCCGGGGCGACAGGGCGCCGGCCTCGGCAAGCAGGTGCTCGAGGAGGCCGCGCGCATCAGTCGCGACGAGTGGGGCTCCACGACCCTCGAGATGACCGTGCTCGAGCCGCGCGACGAGCTCATCGCCTTCTACGAGCGGCGCGGGTTCGTGCGGACCGGCGAGTACCGGGAATTCCCCTACGGCGACGAGCGCTTCGGCACGCCCAAGCGCGACGACCTGCACATGGTCGTGCTCGCCAAGCCTCTCTGA
- the hemQ gene encoding hydrogen peroxide-dependent heme synthase has translation MNSSADAHGTSLPESAAAAQSEILGYTLWTVLRRDPARPIDTHPSHASEIDHVVAELAAQGVTVRGFYDVSGLKADSDLMIWLHGSVPEDLQAGYRALLRTPLLRELLPTWNAMGMHREAEFSKDHSPAFMRGKEPEQWLTVYPFVRSYEWYLLPDDERRAMLRDHGMKGAAHRKVLTNTVASFSLGDYEWILALEAPELVQLVDLMRDLRYTEARMHVREEVPFYTGRRIPTAEIGDVLR, from the coding sequence ATGAACTCCAGCGCCGACGCGCACGGCACTTCCCTGCCCGAATCCGCCGCCGCAGCACAGTCCGAGATCCTGGGCTACACGCTCTGGACGGTCCTGCGCCGCGACCCCGCACGCCCGATCGACACCCACCCCTCGCACGCGAGCGAGATCGACCACGTCGTGGCCGAGCTGGCCGCGCAGGGCGTCACGGTCCGCGGCTTCTACGACGTCTCGGGCCTCAAGGCCGACAGCGACCTCATGATCTGGCTGCACGGCAGCGTCCCCGAAGACCTTCAGGCGGGCTACCGCGCGCTGCTGCGCACCCCGCTGCTGCGTGAGCTCCTGCCGACCTGGAACGCGATGGGCATGCACCGCGAGGCGGAGTTCTCGAAAGACCACAGCCCCGCCTTCATGCGCGGCAAGGAGCCCGAGCAGTGGCTCACCGTGTACCCGTTCGTGCGCAGCTACGAGTGGTACCTGCTGCCCGACGACGAGCGTCGCGCGATGCTCCGCGACCACGGCATGAAGGGCGCCGCGCACCGCAAGGTGCTGACGAACACGGTGGCGAGCTTCAGCCTGGGCGACTACGAATGGATTCTGGCGCTCGAAGCACCCGAGCTCGTGCAGCTGGTCGATCTCATGCGAGACCTCCGCTACACCGAGGCGCGGATGCACGTGCGCGAAGAGGTTCCCTTCTACACCGGACGCCGGATCCCGACGGCGGAGATCGGAGACGTGCTCCGTTGA
- a CDS encoding DUF3618 domain-containing protein produces MSNIDDIQASIDHTRAELAATLNELEDKLNIPKQLGAAASKAKASFDVDPKPWLAGAAATAAAIGGFALIALRRR; encoded by the coding sequence ATGAGCAACATCGACGACATCCAGGCCTCGATCGACCACACGCGGGCCGAGCTCGCGGCGACGCTGAACGAGCTCGAGGACAAGCTCAACATCCCCAAGCAGCTCGGGGCGGCCGCGTCCAAGGCGAAGGCGTCGTTCGACGTCGACCCGAAGCCGTGGCTGGCCGGTGCCGCCGCGACCGCTGCGGCGATCGGCGGCTTCGCCCTGATCGCGCTGCGCCGTCGCTGA
- a CDS encoding serine hydrolase, producing the protein MATNGIEGGVERRRGRRGRDSARHRGDRSGEPFERTFQALGSLAYTGARVSASAADLDSGEVLVAIDETVSLPTAQLGNLLLLIEVATRLGDGSLSPVDELRRDSASNDATQVDDPRIGGLWSSLLTPTLTVLDAATLVGAVRDPVATNALARRIGLDAVHARGESLGLRRTALLDLARAERGPDDAPQISVGSTLELRGILADLVAGVCVDTSVSNRVLGWLSTGSDLSMVSSAFGLDPAGHRAQDHGLQLVNLTGAAPGVRAEAGALRGPSRGVSYAVTVAFDDLDLTTRLRVLEVMRVVGLDLLEHVG; encoded by the coding sequence ATGGCCACGAACGGCATCGAGGGCGGCGTCGAGCGGCGCCGCGGGCGTCGGGGACGCGACAGCGCCCGGCACCGCGGCGACCGCTCGGGCGAGCCGTTCGAGCGCACCTTCCAGGCGCTCGGCTCCCTCGCCTACACCGGCGCGCGGGTGTCGGCGTCGGCCGCCGACCTCGACTCCGGCGAGGTCCTCGTGGCCATCGACGAGACCGTCTCGCTGCCGACGGCGCAGCTCGGCAACCTCCTGCTGCTGATCGAGGTCGCCACGCGGCTCGGCGACGGCAGCCTCTCGCCGGTCGACGAGCTCCGGCGGGACTCCGCGTCGAACGACGCCACCCAGGTCGACGACCCTCGCATCGGTGGCCTCTGGTCGTCGCTGCTCACACCGACGCTCACCGTCCTCGACGCCGCGACGCTCGTCGGCGCCGTGCGCGACCCCGTCGCGACCAACGCCTTGGCGCGTCGCATCGGGCTGGACGCCGTGCACGCCCGCGGCGAGTCCCTCGGCCTGCGCCGCACCGCCCTCCTCGACCTCGCCCGGGCCGAGAGAGGCCCCGACGACGCCCCGCAGATCTCCGTCGGCTCGACCCTCGAGCTCCGCGGCATCCTGGCCGACCTCGTCGCCGGCGTCTGCGTCGACACCTCGGTGAGCAACCGGGTGCTCGGCTGGCTCTCCACCGGCTCCGACCTCTCCATGGTCTCGTCGGCGTTCGGCCTCGACCCGGCGGGCCACAGGGCGCAGGATCACGGACTCCAGCTCGTGAACCTCACCGGCGCCGCCCCGGGCGTGCGCGCGGAGGCCGGCGCCCTGCGCGGACCGTCGCGGGGCGTCTCGTACGCGGTCACCGTGGCCTTCGACGACCTCGACCTCACGACGAGGCTGCGCGTGCTCGAGGTCATGCGGGTGGTCGGGCTCGACCTTCTCGAGCACGTGGGCTGA
- a CDS encoding DUF4232 domain-containing protein, whose translation MRTTTKITVAALALVTALGLAGCAGGKTASEPTATTTITQSPQPSPTPTDTSSSAPTTGTGGGGTGTGTTAACATANLTGALQADPNGGSAGHEYLDLVLTNHGASCTLQGWPGTSFVGTSGNQLGAAATFVTDSPHDTVTLATGGTAKATISIAQAGNYGSSCTKSAAKGFRIYPPGQTASLFADGSKFSLTACTQSSIKLLTVTALQ comes from the coding sequence ATGCGCACCACCACCAAGATCACCGTCGCCGCGCTCGCCCTGGTCACAGCCCTGGGCCTCGCCGGCTGCGCGGGCGGCAAGACCGCCTCCGAGCCGACCGCGACGACGACCATCACACAGTCCCCACAGCCCTCACCGACCCCGACCGACACGTCGTCGTCCGCGCCCACCACGGGCACCGGCGGCGGCGGAACCGGCACCGGCACGACCGCGGCCTGCGCCACCGCGAACCTCACCGGCGCCCTCCAGGCCGATCCGAACGGCGGTTCGGCCGGCCACGAGTACCTCGACCTGGTGCTCACCAACCACGGCGCGTCGTGCACTCTGCAAGGCTGGCCCGGCACGTCGTTCGTCGGCACCTCCGGCAACCAGCTGGGCGCCGCGGCCACCTTCGTCACCGACTCGCCGCACGACACCGTGACCCTCGCCACCGGCGGCACCGCCAAGGCGACCATCTCGATCGCCCAGGCCGGCAACTACGGCTCGTCGTGCACCAAGTCGGCCGCGAAGGGCTTCCGCATCTACCCGCCCGGGCAGACGGCGTCGCTCTTCGCCGACGGCTCGAAGTTCAGCCTGACCGCCTGCACGCAGTCGAGCATCAAGCTGCTCACCGTCACCGCGTTGCAGTAG
- a CDS encoding Ig-like domain-containing protein, with the protein MKFGIPLRILSTATVVAGLVVVGSCAAEAAPAPQVSTVSSPASISALAVTTPAAVPDGVLLSITGTGQPGATVTARLLGYSATGSATVAADGTWEIPLGLVLSGGTYLSVNQNTAPGTPGNVSSSVSTYVYAS; encoded by the coding sequence ATGAAGTTCGGAATCCCCCTCAGAATCCTTTCCACCGCGACCGTGGTCGCCGGTCTCGTCGTCGTCGGCTCCTGTGCCGCAGAGGCAGCGCCCGCGCCCCAGGTCTCGACCGTCTCCTCGCCCGCGTCCATCTCGGCCCTTGCCGTCACGACGCCGGCCGCGGTTCCCGACGGTGTCCTCTTGTCGATCACGGGCACGGGGCAGCCGGGCGCCACCGTGACGGCCCGCCTTCTGGGCTACAGCGCCACGGGCTCGGCGACCGTGGCCGCAGACGGCACGTGGGAGATCCCGCTCGGGCTGGTCCTTTCGGGTGGCACCTACCTCTCGGTGAACCAGAACACTGCGCCGGGCACCCCGGGCAACGTGTCGTCCAGCGTGTCGACGTACGTCTACGCGTCCTGA